Proteins encoded by one window of Pseudomonadota bacterium:
- a CDS encoding PilZ domain-containing protein produces the protein MRPGVEDAGGRRTLSRWATLKTLVLQARPPPVLEGGGGGLELYATFVHNSWKAELQISHWLGSHLSEAKRQGRTNRMFSFLRSIFSSNRRKARRYADGVRVVIETGERQFDGHMLDVSATGARISTHEALRVGSAFVVRTAWSNGCAHLSFVVKRAERRGQTWTYGAVPNPNYRLSRSLLTRYVGRWMPRSSAAFVA, from the coding sequence ATGAGACCTGGGGTGGAAGATGCCGGGGGAAGGAGAACGCTCTCACGGTGGGCGACGCTGAAAACCCTGGTTCTGCAGGCTCGCCCCCCCCCTGTGCTCGAGGGGGGAGGCGGCGGGCTCGAACTGTACGCGACCTTCGTCCACAACTCCTGGAAGGCCGAGCTGCAAATCTCGCATTGGCTCGGCTCTCACCTGTCAGAAGCGAAACGCCAGGGGAGGACCAACCGCATGTTCAGCTTTCTTCGCAGCATCTTCTCGTCGAACCGTCGGAAGGCGCGCCGCTACGCGGACGGCGTTCGGGTGGTGATCGAGACGGGAGAGCGCCAGTTCGATGGCCACATGCTCGACGTCAGCGCAACCGGTGCGCGCATCTCGACCCACGAGGCGCTGCGCGTGGGCTCGGCCTTCGTGGTGCGCACCGCCTGGAGCAACGGCTGCGCCCACCTCTCGTTCGTGGTGAAGCGCGCCGAGCGCCGCGGTCAGACGTGGACCTACGGAGCCGTGCCCAACCCCAACTACCGCCTCTCCCGTTCGCTGCTCACACGCTACGTGGGCCGCTGGATGCCACGGTCTTCCGCCGCCTTCGTGGCCTGA